A single region of the Streptomyces sp. ITFR-16 genome encodes:
- a CDS encoding R3H domain-containing nucleic acid-binding protein, which translates to MTEGTTSTAAEGSDTLTRLEQEGEIAADYLEGLLDIADLDGDIDMDVEADRAAVSIISESARELQKLVGRDGEVLEALQELTRLAVHRETGDRSRLMLDIAGFRAKKRTELAELGAKAADEVKSTGAPVKLDPMTPFERKVVHDAVAAAGLRSESEGEEPQRFVVVLPA; encoded by the coding sequence GTGACGGAAGGCACCACCTCCACGGCCGCTGAGGGCAGCGACACCTTGACCCGCCTCGAGCAGGAAGGGGAGATCGCAGCGGACTACCTCGAGGGCCTGCTCGACATCGCCGACCTGGACGGCGACATCGACATGGATGTCGAGGCGGACCGGGCCGCGGTCTCGATCATCAGTGAATCGGCACGTGAACTGCAGAAGCTCGTGGGCCGCGACGGTGAGGTGCTGGAGGCACTCCAGGAGCTGACGCGGCTGGCCGTGCACCGGGAGACCGGTGACCGGAGCCGTCTGATGCTGGACATCGCCGGGTTCCGGGCCAAGAAGCGCACGGAGCTCGCCGAGCTGGGTGCCAAGGCCGCGGACGAGGTCAAGAGCACCGGTGCCCCGGTGAAGCTGGACCCGATGACGCCGTTCGAGCGCAAGGTTGTGCACGACGCGGTCGCGGCCGCAGGCCTGCGCAGCGAATCGGAGGGCGAGGAGCCGCAGCGCTTCGTCGTCGTCCTGCCGGCCTGA
- the yidC gene encoding membrane protein insertase YidC, with protein MDTIASLFSFITWPVSWVIVQFHKLYGAIFGPDTGWAWGLSIVSLVVLIRICLIPLFVKQIKSTRNMQVLQPKMKAIQERYKSDKQRQSEEMMKLYKETGTNPLSSCLPIIAQSPFFFALYHVLSAIASNKKIGVIDQSLLDSARQAHIFGAPLAAKFMDSAEKVDALGASLTDVRVVTAVMIVMMSASQFFTQRQLMTKNVDLTVKTPYMQQQKMLMYIFPLIFAVMGINFPVGVLVYWLTTNVWTMGQQMYVINQNPTPGSKAQEQYLGRLLKSVTTHGEVRGRTRRNTVKRIVAKGPDRNDIERKFVTGLAKLGLAPQEDGSVVKSDTAVAEAEGGAPQRRQQPKRQTKAKRQTGAGHQGTAKDGEADESTAKTSLDKGAAQTEKPKPAGKPASGSSRQAKSGQRKGPQRPKHPSKK; from the coding sequence GTGGACACGATTGCCAGTCTGTTCAGCTTCATCACATGGCCCGTTTCCTGGGTCATCGTCCAGTTCCACAAGTTGTACGGGGCGATCTTCGGCCCCGACACGGGATGGGCCTGGGGTCTGTCCATCGTGTCCCTCGTGGTCCTGATCCGCATCTGCCTGATCCCGCTGTTCGTCAAGCAGATCAAGTCGACGCGGAACATGCAGGTGCTCCAGCCGAAGATGAAGGCGATCCAAGAGCGCTACAAGAGCGACAAGCAGCGACAGTCCGAAGAGATGATGAAGCTGTACAAGGAGACGGGCACCAACCCGCTCTCCTCGTGCCTTCCGATCATCGCCCAGTCGCCGTTCTTCTTCGCTCTGTACCACGTGCTCTCGGCCATCGCGTCGAACAAGAAGATCGGCGTCATCGACCAGTCGCTGCTGGACAGCGCCCGTCAGGCCCACATCTTCGGTGCCCCGCTGGCCGCCAAGTTCATGGACAGCGCGGAGAAGGTCGACGCGCTCGGCGCCTCGCTGACCGATGTCCGGGTCGTCACCGCGGTCATGATCGTGATGATGTCGGCCTCGCAGTTCTTCACGCAGCGCCAGCTGATGACGAAGAACGTCGACCTGACGGTCAAGACGCCGTACATGCAGCAGCAGAAGATGCTGATGTACATCTTCCCGCTGATCTTCGCCGTCATGGGCATCAACTTCCCCGTCGGTGTCCTCGTCTACTGGCTGACCACCAACGTCTGGACCATGGGTCAGCAGATGTACGTGATCAACCAGAACCCGACGCCGGGCAGCAAGGCGCAGGAGCAGTACCTCGGCCGCCTGCTGAAGAGCGTGACCACGCACGGCGAGGTCCGCGGCCGGACCCGGCGCAACACGGTCAAGCGGATCGTGGCCAAGGGCCCGGACCGCAACGACATCGAGCGCAAGTTCGTCACCGGACTGGCCAAGCTCGGCCTCGCTCCGCAGGAGGACGGCTCGGTGGTCAAGAGTGACACCGCCGTCGCCGAGGCCGAGGGCGGAGCGCCGCAGCGGCGCCAGCAGCCCAAGCGTCAGACCAAGGCGAAGCGGCAGACCGGTGCCGGCCACCAGGGCACGGCCAAGGACGGCGAGGCCGACGAATCCACGGCAAAGACCTCCCTGGACAAGGGCGCCGCGCAGACCGAAAAGCCCAAGCCGGCGGGTAAGCCCGCGTCCGGCTCCTCACGCCAAGCCAAGTCCGGACAGCGCAAGGGCCCGCAGCGGCCCAAGCACCCGTCCAAGAAGTAA
- the yidD gene encoding membrane protein insertion efficiency factor YidD — translation MKYPLLALIKLYQWTISPLLGPVCRYYPSCSHYGYTAIDRHGAIKGTALTAWRILRCNPWSPGGVDHVPPRKRPRWHELLRSAMRGNKGGDSAADVPPGGSATDLPSSAAETSPNAQGA, via the coding sequence ATGAAGTACCCGCTGCTGGCTCTCATCAAGCTGTACCAGTGGACGATCAGCCCACTTCTCGGGCCTGTATGCCGCTACTACCCGTCGTGTTCCCACTATGGATATACGGCGATCGACCGGCACGGAGCGATCAAGGGAACGGCGCTGACAGCCTGGCGCATCCTGCGATGCAATCCGTGGTCACCCGGCGGCGTGGATCACGTTCCACCACGCAAACGTCCGCGTTGGCACGAACTGCTGCGCAGTGCCATGCGCGGCAACAAGGGCGGGGACTCCGCCGCTGATGTGCCTCCCGGGGGATCGGCCACCGATCTTCCGAGCTCGGCCGCAGAGACTTCGCCCAATGCTCAAGGAGCCTGA
- the rnpA gene encoding ribonuclease P protein component, which yields MLPTENRLRRREDFATAVRRGRRAGRPLLVVHLRSGATDPHVTGETAPPPRAGFVVSKAVGGAVVRTAVKRKLRHLVRERLALLPPGSLVVVRALPGAGDADHEQLARDLDAALQRLLGGGAR from the coding sequence GTGCTGCCTACCGAGAATCGGCTGAGGCGGCGCGAGGACTTCGCGACCGCAGTACGGCGAGGACGCAGGGCCGGCCGCCCGCTACTCGTCGTCCATCTACGCAGCGGTGCAACGGACCCGCACGTGACTGGGGAGACTGCTCCCCCGCCGCGTGCGGGTTTCGTTGTCAGCAAAGCAGTGGGTGGTGCGGTCGTCCGCACAGCGGTGAAGCGGAAGCTCCGTCATCTGGTCCGAGAGCGGCTTGCCCTGCTGCCCCCCGGTAGCCTGGTTGTCGTACGCGCGTTGCCCGGTGCGGGCGACGCCGACCATGAACAGCTGGCCCGAGACCTGGATGCCGCTCTTCAGCGGCTGCTGGGAGGGGGCGCGCGATGA
- the rpmH gene encoding 50S ribosomal protein L34, with product MSKRTFQPNNRRRAKTHGFRLRMRTRAGRAILASRRGKGRASLSA from the coding sequence GTGAGCAAGCGCACCTTCCAGCCGAACAACCGTCGTCGCGCGAAGACCCACGGTTTCCGTCTGCGGATGCGGACCCGTGCCGGCCGCGCGATCCTCGCGTCCCGCCGTGGCAAGGGCCGCGCCAGCCTGTCCGCCTGA
- the dnaA gene encoding chromosomal replication initiator protein DnaA: MADVPADLAAVWPRVLEQLLGEGQQGIEPKDKQWIERCQPLALVADTALLAVPNEWGKRVLEGRLAPLISETLSRECGRTIRIAITVDDSAGEPPNPPAPPMHQSQQPQQHQQQQSPQHRYQGPQHDERQHGGNDGYDGYGHRPSDDGMPTARPAYPDYQQQRPEPGAWPRTQEDLSWQQPRLGGFQDRDTSAEQWREPYGGGRPQQHDYRQQPPERQGQGGYEPQRPERHEMQEPQHRQGGGTGRPGGSTGPMGAQPAPAPGPGEPHARLNPKYLFDTFVIGASNRFAHAAAVAVAEAPAKAYNPLFIYGESGLGKTHLLHAIGHYARSLYPGTRVRYVSSEEFTNEFINSIRDGKGDTFRKRYRDVDILLVDDIQFLASKESTQEEFFHTFNTLHNANKQIVLSSDRPPKQLVTLEDRLRNRFEWGLTTDVQPPELETRIAILRKKAVQEQLNAPPEVLEFIASRISRNIRELEGALIRVTAFASLNRQPVDLGLTEIVLKDLIPGGEDSAPEITATAIMAATADYFGLTVEDLCGSSRSRVLVTARQIAMYLCRELTDLSLPKIGAQFGGRDHTTVMHADRKIRALMAERRSIYNQVTELTNRIKNG; this comes from the coding sequence GTGGCTGATGTACCTGCCGATCTTGCCGCAGTGTGGCCACGAGTGCTGGAGCAACTCCTCGGGGAGGGCCAGCAGGGCATCGAGCCGAAGGACAAACAGTGGATCGAGCGCTGTCAGCCGCTCGCCCTGGTAGCCGACACCGCGCTCCTGGCCGTCCCCAACGAATGGGGCAAGCGCGTCCTCGAAGGCCGTCTCGCACCGCTCATCAGCGAGACGCTGAGCCGCGAGTGCGGCCGGACCATCCGGATCGCGATCACGGTGGACGACTCCGCCGGTGAGCCGCCGAACCCGCCGGCGCCCCCGATGCACCAGTCCCAGCAGCCGCAGCAGCACCAGCAGCAGCAGTCCCCGCAGCACCGCTACCAGGGCCCGCAGCACGACGAGCGGCAGCACGGCGGCAACGACGGGTACGACGGCTACGGACACCGGCCCTCGGACGACGGCATGCCGACCGCCCGGCCCGCCTACCCCGACTACCAGCAGCAGCGCCCCGAGCCCGGCGCCTGGCCGCGCACGCAGGAGGACCTCTCCTGGCAGCAGCCCCGGCTCGGCGGTTTCCAGGACCGCGACACGTCCGCCGAGCAGTGGCGCGAGCCGTACGGGGGCGGCCGCCCCCAGCAGCACGACTACCGGCAGCAGCCCCCCGAGCGCCAGGGCCAGGGCGGCTACGAGCCCCAGCGCCCCGAGCGCCACGAGATGCAGGAGCCGCAGCACCGGCAGGGCGGCGGCACCGGCCGGCCCGGCGGCTCCACCGGTCCGATGGGCGCGCAGCCGGCTCCGGCACCCGGGCCCGGTGAGCCGCACGCCCGGCTGAACCCGAAGTACCTCTTCGACACCTTCGTGATCGGGGCCTCGAACCGGTTCGCGCACGCTGCGGCCGTCGCGGTCGCCGAAGCGCCCGCCAAGGCGTACAACCCGCTCTTCATCTACGGGGAGTCGGGGCTCGGCAAGACCCACCTGCTGCACGCCATCGGGCACTACGCCCGCAGCCTCTACCCGGGTACCCGGGTGCGGTACGTGAGCTCCGAGGAGTTCACCAACGAGTTCATCAACTCGATCCGCGACGGCAAGGGCGACACCTTCCGCAAGCGGTACCGCGATGTCGACATCCTTCTCGTCGACGACATCCAGTTCCTGGCGAGCAAGGAGTCGACGCAGGAGGAGTTCTTCCACACCTTCAATACGCTCCACAACGCCAACAAGCAGATCGTGCTGTCCTCGGACCGCCCGCCCAAGCAGCTGGTGACGCTGGAGGACCGCCTGCGGAATCGTTTCGAGTGGGGGCTGACCACCGATGTGCAGCCTCCGGAGCTCGAGACGCGTATCGCGATCCTGCGCAAGAAGGCGGTGCAGGAGCAGCTCAACGCGCCGCCGGAGGTCCTGGAGTTCATCGCCTCCCGTATCTCGCGCAACATCCGTGAGCTGGAGGGCGCCCTCATCCGGGTGACGGCCTTCGCCAGCCTCAACCGCCAGCCGGTGGACCTGGGTCTGACCGAGATCGTGCTGAAGGACCTGATCCCGGGCGGCGAGGACTCGGCCCCGGAGATCACGGCGACGGCCATCATGGCGGCGACCGCGGACTACTTCGGGCTGACGGTGGAGGACCTCTGCGGATCCTCGCGCAGCCGGGTCCTGGTGACGGCCCGCCAGATCGCGATGTATCTGTGCCGCGAGCTGACGGATCTCTCGCTGCCCAAGATCGGCGCGCAGTTCGGCGGCCGGGACCACACGACGGTGATGCACGCCGACCGCAAGATCCGGGCGCTGATGGCGGAGCGCCGCTCCATCTACAACCAGGTCACCGAGCTCACCAACCGCATCAAGAACGGCTGA
- the dnaN gene encoding DNA polymerase III subunit beta: MKIRVERDVLAEAVAWVARSLPARPPAPVLAGLLLKAEDGALSFSSFDYEVSARVSVDAEIEEDGTVLVSGRLLADICRALPNRPVEISTDGVRATVACGSSRFTLHTLPVEEYPALPQMPTATGTVPGEVFASAAAQVAIAAGRDDTLPVLTGVRIEIEGDTVTLASTDRYRFAVREFLWKPENADASAVALVPAKTLLDTAKALTSGDTVTLALSGSGAGEGLIGFEGAGRRTTTRLLEGDLPKYRTLFPTEFNSVAVIETAPFVEAVKRVALVAERNTPVRLTFEQGVLILEAGSSDDAQAVERVDAVLEGDDISIAFNPTFLLDGLSAIDSPVAQLSFTTSTKPALLSGRPAVDAEADDAYKYLIMPVRLSG, from the coding sequence GTGAAGATCCGGGTGGAGCGCGATGTACTCGCGGAGGCTGTGGCCTGGGTGGCCCGTAGCCTCCCGGCCCGTCCGCCGGCGCCCGTTCTCGCGGGCCTTCTGCTGAAGGCTGAGGACGGGGCCCTCAGCTTCTCGAGCTTCGACTACGAGGTCTCGGCCCGTGTCTCGGTGGACGCCGAGATCGAGGAGGACGGCACGGTCCTCGTCTCCGGGCGGCTGCTCGCCGACATCTGCCGCGCCCTGCCCAACCGTCCGGTGGAGATTTCCACAGACGGTGTACGGGCGACCGTGGCCTGCGGCTCCTCGCGATTCACACTCCACACCCTGCCTGTGGAGGAGTACCCCGCACTCCCGCAGATGCCGACCGCGACCGGCACGGTCCCCGGGGAGGTCTTCGCCTCGGCCGCCGCCCAGGTCGCCATCGCCGCCGGCCGCGACGACACGCTGCCCGTGCTGACCGGTGTGCGCATCGAGATCGAGGGCGACACCGTCACCCTCGCCTCCACCGACCGCTACCGCTTCGCGGTCCGCGAGTTCCTCTGGAAGCCGGAGAACGCCGACGCATCCGCCGTCGCGCTGGTGCCAGCCAAGACGCTGCTGGACACCGCCAAGGCGCTGACCAGCGGTGACACGGTCACCCTGGCGCTGTCGGGCTCCGGCGCCGGTGAAGGCCTCATCGGCTTCGAGGGCGCGGGCCGCCGCACGACCACCCGACTGCTCGAAGGCGACCTGCCGAAGTACCGGACGCTGTTCCCCACCGAGTTCAACTCGGTCGCGGTCATCGAGACGGCCCCCTTCGTCGAGGCCGTCAAGCGCGTCGCCCTGGTGGCCGAGCGCAACACCCCGGTCCGGCTGACCTTCGAGCAGGGCGTGCTGATCCTGGAGGCCGGCTCCAGCGACGACGCACAGGCTGTGGAGCGCGTCGACGCCGTGCTGGAGGGCGACGACATCTCGATCGCCTTCAACCCGACCTTCCTGCTCGACGGCCTGAGCGCCATCGACTCGCCGGTCGCCCAGCTCTCGTTCACGACGTCCACCAAGCCCGCGCTGCTCAGCGGCCGGCCGGCCGTGGACGCCGAGGCGGACGACGCGTACAAGTACCTGATCATGCCGGTCCGCCTCTCGGGCTGA
- the gnd gene encoding phosphogluconate dehydrogenase (NAD(+)-dependent, decarboxylating), translated as MELGLVGLGKMGGNMRERIRRAGHTVIGYDRNPDVADVHSLEELVGKLKGPRVVWVMVPAGAATQSTIDELAELLSPGDIVVDGGNSRWTDDEKHAVELGIKGIGFVDCGVSGGVWGLENGYALMYGGDPEHVAKVQPVFDALKPEGDFGSVHAGKVGAGHFAKMVHNGIEYAMMQAYAEGWELLEKVDSVTDVREVFRSWQEGTVIRSWLLDLAVNALDDDEHLDKLRGFAADSGEGRWTVEAAIDNAVPLPAITASLFARFASRQDDSPQMKMIAALRNQFGGHAVENKK; from the coding sequence ATGGAGCTCGGTCTCGTCGGCCTCGGCAAGATGGGCGGCAACATGCGCGAGCGCATCCGCCGCGCAGGCCACACCGTCATCGGTTACGACCGCAACCCGGATGTCGCCGATGTCCACAGCCTCGAAGAGCTTGTGGGCAAGCTGAAGGGCCCCCGGGTCGTCTGGGTGATGGTCCCGGCGGGTGCCGCGACCCAGTCGACGATCGACGAGCTGGCCGAGCTGCTCTCGCCCGGCGACATCGTCGTGGACGGCGGGAACTCCCGCTGGACCGACGACGAGAAGCACGCGGTCGAGCTGGGCATCAAGGGCATCGGCTTCGTCGACTGCGGCGTCTCCGGCGGTGTCTGGGGCCTGGAGAACGGCTACGCGCTGATGTACGGCGGCGACCCCGAGCACGTCGCGAAGGTCCAGCCGGTCTTCGACGCCCTGAAGCCCGAGGGCGACTTCGGCTCCGTCCACGCGGGCAAGGTCGGCGCCGGCCACTTCGCGAAGATGGTCCACAACGGCATCGAGTACGCCATGATGCAGGCCTACGCCGAGGGCTGGGAGCTCCTGGAGAAGGTCGACTCCGTCACGGACGTGCGCGAGGTCTTCCGCTCCTGGCAGGAGGGCACGGTCATCCGTTCCTGGCTGCTGGACCTGGCGGTCAACGCGCTGGACGACGACGAGCACCTCGACAAGCTCCGCGGCTTCGCCGCCGACTCGGGCGAGGGCCGCTGGACGGTGGAGGCCGCGATCGACAACGCGGTGCCGCTGCCCGCCATCACCGCGTCGCTCTTCGCGCGCTTCGCCTCGCGCCAGGACGACTCCCCGCAGATGAAGATGATCGCCGCGCTGCGCAACCAGTTCGGCGGTCACGCGGTCGAGAACAAGAAGTAA
- the recF gene encoding DNA replication/repair protein RecF (All proteins in this family for which functions are known are DNA-binding proteins that assist the filamentation of RecA onto DNA for the initiation of recombination or recombinational repair.), with the protein MHVTHLSLADFRSYARVEVPLDPGVTAFVGANGQGKTNLVEAVGYLSTLGSHRVSSDAPLVRMGAERAVIRAAVTQGERSQLIELELNPGKANRARINRSSQVRPRDVLGIVRTVLFAPEDLALVKGDPGERRRFLDELVTARSPRMAGVRSDYERVLKQRNTLLKSAAMARRHGGRSMDLSTLDVWDQHLGRVGAELLAQRLDLIATLQPLADKAYADVAPGGGPVTLEYRSSVGAGVEPARTRGELYAQLIEALAEVRKQEIERGVTLVGPHRDDLVLGLRGMPAKGYASHGESWSYALALRLASYDLLRSEGNEPVLVLDDVFAELDARRRERLAELVAPGEQVLVTAAVDDDVPGVLAGTRYAVSAGEVTRL; encoded by the coding sequence ATGCACGTCACGCATCTGTCGCTGGCCGACTTCCGCTCGTACGCCCGGGTCGAGGTGCCTCTCGACCCGGGCGTCACCGCGTTCGTGGGGGCCAACGGCCAGGGCAAGACCAATCTGGTCGAGGCCGTCGGCTATCTCTCGACGCTGGGCAGCCACCGCGTCTCCTCGGACGCGCCGCTGGTGCGCATGGGCGCCGAGCGGGCCGTCATCAGGGCCGCGGTCACCCAGGGCGAGCGCTCGCAGCTGATCGAGCTCGAACTCAACCCGGGCAAGGCCAACCGTGCCCGCATCAACCGATCGTCGCAGGTCAGACCGCGTGACGTGCTGGGCATCGTCCGGACGGTGCTGTTCGCGCCGGAGGACCTGGCCCTGGTGAAGGGCGATCCCGGCGAGCGCCGGCGCTTCCTGGACGAGCTGGTCACGGCGCGCTCGCCGCGGATGGCCGGGGTGCGGTCCGACTACGAGCGGGTGCTCAAGCAGCGGAACACACTGCTGAAGTCGGCCGCGATGGCGCGCCGGCACGGCGGCCGCTCCATGGACCTGTCGACGCTCGACGTCTGGGACCAGCATCTGGGCCGGGTGGGCGCCGAGCTGCTGGCGCAGCGGCTGGATCTGATCGCGACGCTTCAGCCGCTGGCCGACAAGGCGTACGCCGACGTGGCGCCGGGCGGCGGTCCGGTGACGCTGGAGTACCGCAGCTCGGTCGGTGCGGGGGTGGAGCCCGCGCGGACCCGCGGGGAGCTGTACGCGCAGCTGATCGAGGCGCTGGCCGAGGTGCGCAAGCAGGAGATCGAGCGCGGCGTGACGCTGGTCGGCCCGCACCGCGACGACCTGGTGCTGGGCCTGCGCGGGATGCCCGCGAAGGGGTACGCGAGCCACGGCGAGTCCTGGTCGTACGCGCTGGCGCTGCGGCTGGCCTCGTACGACCTGCTGCGCAGCGAGGGCAACGAACCCGTGCTGGTGCTCGACGACGTCTTCGCGGAGCTGGACGCGCGGCGCCGGGAGCGGCTGGCCGAGCTGGTGGCGCCGGGCGAGCAGGTGCTCGTGACGGCGGCGGTGGACGACGATGTGCCCGGGGTGCTGGCGGGGACGCGGTATGCGGTGTCGGCGGGCGAGGTGACGCGGCTGTGA
- a CDS encoding DciA family protein, with protein sequence MSGDAAGAEPSGDRAKPPEPSGVDLARVALRAAKEQARARGAAAQQKKQARRGGGLRSGARADGRDPLPLGAAINRLITERGWETPAAVGGVMGRWPQIVGDDLANHCVPLRYDEDPDERVLTVQCDSTAWATQLRLLAPQLVARLNADLGHGTVRLIKVLGPGGPQRRFGPLRAPGSTGPGDTYG encoded by the coding sequence GTGAGCGGCGACGCGGCCGGTGCGGAGCCGTCCGGGGACCGGGCGAAGCCGCCGGAGCCCTCGGGCGTGGACCTGGCGCGGGTGGCCCTGCGCGCGGCGAAGGAGCAGGCCCGGGCGCGCGGCGCTGCGGCGCAGCAGAAGAAACAGGCCAGAAGGGGCGGCGGGCTGCGCTCCGGGGCCCGCGCCGACGGCCGCGATCCGCTGCCGCTGGGGGCGGCGATCAACCGTCTGATCACCGAGCGCGGCTGGGAGACGCCGGCTGCGGTGGGCGGGGTGATGGGCCGCTGGCCGCAGATCGTGGGTGACGATCTCGCCAATCACTGTGTGCCGCTGCGTTACGACGAGGATCCGGACGAGCGGGTTCTGACCGTGCAGTGCGATTCGACGGCGTGGGCGACGCAGCTGAGGCTGCTGGCTCCGCAGCTGGTGGCCCGGCTCAACGCGGATCTGGGGCACGGCACCGTACGGCTGATCAAGGTGCTGGGGCCGGGCGGCCCGCAGCGCAGGTTCGGGCCGCTGCGGGCCCCGGGGAGTACGGGCCCCGGCGACACCTATGGCTGA